The stretch of DNA ATTTCCTGCAGAAACAGTCAACGATGCTGGTGCGTGAAAACCAACGATCGAGGGAGCCGTAAAGTTCTATCTTGGGTTCCTGTTCCCATATGGGGAATACTATGTTACCGGGCCTTCCACTTCCCCGGAAAACCGTTTCTGTGGAGAAGATGGAAAATCCCACAGTGTGGGAATGGCATCCACCATGGATATCAGCATCCTGAAAGAACTGTTTGGGTACTACCTGAAAATATGTAACATCCTGGGCATAGAGGGAGAGACAGTGGATGTAAAACGGGTACTTTCAAAACTGTCGCCATTTAAGACGGGAAGCTTTGGACAGATCCGGGAATGGTTCCTGGATTATCCGGAAACAGAGATCCATCACCGCCATGTTTCCCATCTGTATGGTCTTTATCCCGGAAACCTGATCACAGAAAAAACCTCGGAGCTTCTGGAAGCCTGCCGGGTGGCTCTGGAAAGGCGCGGGGACGAAGGAACCGGATGGTGTATGGCATGGAAAGTATGCCTCTCTGGGCCAGACTCCGGGACGGGGAACATGCACTGGGGCTTTTGAAAAACCAGCTCCGTTATACCAGGGAGGAAAATATTTCCTGTGTGGGAGGCGGCATTTATCCCAATATGCTGTGTGCACACCCACCGTTCCAGATCGATGGGAACTTTGGCTTTGCAGCTGCAGTTGCAGAGATGCTTATCCAGAGCAGGAAGGGGCATATCCTGTTGCTTCCGGCACTTCCGGCTGAGTGGAAAGACGGAAATGTCCGGGGAATGAAGGCACAGGGTGCCATCACAGTTGATTTTGAATGGAGAGATGGCAGGATACACAGGGTTCGCCTCTGTTCTTCCTGTGAGCAGAAAGTAACGCTTGAATGTAATGGAATTTCAAAAACAGTATTTTTAAGACCTGATGGAACAGAGGATATGATTTTTGATTGATCTGTCCTGAGGATCTGGAAACCATAGACAGTGGTAAGTAATGGGGTACAATAAAATACAGCCAATCGATTTTGCCAGAAACTATTGATATTTCTTAGGGTATCGCATATAATATAGTTAAACCAAAAGGTTTCGTGTAGCGGCACGTAAAAGCTGTACTGTGCCCGGGCAGGGTAATTACTGGGACTATTTGATACTCGGAAGGGTATTACGCCCACACCAGGGAGATACGGTGAGTCCGCGCCGGGGACTTAATGATACCGGCGACATTTTAGACGTTCGGAAGGATGTCGCGGCTGACAGCCAGCATAAAACCGCTTTTTAAGATTATGGGCACTGGATAACAAAAAGTTGTCCGGTGCTGTTTTTATATTATAGTGATGATTGGGAAAACAACAGGATAGAGAGAAAATCGTACAGGAGATTAAAATAGCTGCCGATCTGTATAGGAAGCATTTAGTAGGTAAAAGATTTCTATATGTATTTGAAGGCAGATATATTGAGGTGCTTTATAAAGCTGCCAATTTCAGGCACTTAACAGGTGTGGCCACAAACCTTTCCGCAAAATAATTTTATAGTTATGCAGCAAAAAAGCTGCTTCAGGCTTCGCAGATATTTTTTACACCGCAGCACCCTTTTTCATTGTGTAAGCGTAAAATTAAGCATATCGGACAGATTGCAATGCTGGCTGGATCAGAAGGCTTTATGTTGGAAGAGATTGTTACAGATACGAGAACTTATAAGTTTGGCACAACAGATCTTAATTTTACTCTATGCTTAAATAAAGAGTATGATGATCAGGGACAGCAAAAAGGCGATTGCTTCGTAGTATAATCACTGCGAGATGAAGATTGTTTTTCTAAAAGTAGAACAGCATATACAGTAACTCATATTTTCTCAGCACCGAATGATGCGAAAAAATATACAACTTTACTGTTTTTGGACGAAAATGCAATGATAGACAGTCTTCCGGATGAAATTAAAAACATGCTGGATCAAACTTTATTACATAAATAAAAATGGAGAGTCTTAGTTGGCGATTCAATTAATCTATCCTGAGGGTATGAGAATTATTGACAGCCGTATCATGTAAAACGCACATGGTACGGCTGTTTTTATAACCTAATAGGACCTGATGATCATAAAATTTGAACGATTTCGGAGGTGTTTTTATCTGAGATAATTTTTTTTAAAATATTTGCAACCTTTTTAGGGATTCGCACGTCTAATAAGTAGGAGCACATAAATGAAGCTTCTATAGTATACTCCGGATGACTGGTCTGAGATAGGAGAATTGGAACTATAATGAATGAGGTTTTGATACGAAAAGCGAAGAAAGGCGACAAGGATGCTTTTTGCAGGCTCATGGATGAAAATGTACAGAGTATGTACAAGATTGCAGCAGCATATCTGAAAAATGATGAAGATGTTGCAGATGCAATACAAGATACGATCCTTTCCTGCTATGAAAATCTAAGAAGTCTAAGAAAGAACAGATACTTTAAAACATGGCTGATACGCATCCTGATCAATAAATGTAAAGATGTCATACAAAAGAATAAACTGGTTACTTTTATGGATCAAATTCCAGAAACACCTTTTCATGAAGAATATGAGACAATAGAATGCTTACAGGCATTAGAACCATTGGATAGTAAATATCGTTTGGTTGTTATTCTGTACTACATGGAGGAATTTAATATCCGGGAAATCAGTAATATCCTGGATTTGCCAGAAAACACAGTGAAATCCCGCCTTCATCGTGGAAGAAAAAAAATCGCAGAGATATATGGATATAAAATTAAGGAGGAACGTGCCTAATGATGACTCTAAATAATAATGAGAAAGATTTCCAGAAAAAAATGCAAAAGGATACTGAAATTCCGGCGATTGTACATGAACATATCAATCAGGCCTATCATTTGATTGAGAATAATACGGTTACTCAGAAAAAAGCACCAAGGGATCCATTCCACTGGATGAAAATCGGAGGCAGGGTAGCAGGAGGTATGGCAGCGGTACTGGCGGTCGGATTTATATTCTGTGCAACCAATCCAGTAATGGCAAAGAATATCCCGGTTGTAGGAGGGCTTTTTGAAATCTTGCAGGATAATGTAAGTTTCTTTGGTGATTTTTCGGATTATGCAACAACCTTGGAATCCGTTGATGGAACAACGGCAGATGGCAGTGAAGCAGATGGGGACAAGACAGGTAATGCCACTAGTGAGAATGCTTACATTAAAACAGCAGATGGGCTGACAATTACATGTTCTGAGGTATATGCCAACAGCCAGGCGGTCTATATAACTATGCAGTTTAAGAGTGATAAGCCATTTCCAGAAACGTCAACCAGGGCGGAAAGTGGAACACCAGTCATTGATCTGGATATGACTGGCGGTGTGGACTTTGATTCAGAAGCTAGTCCGGTGATCGACGGTCAGGTGGAAGGACAGTTTCTGGATGACAACACCTATGCATGCATTTTCCGTTATGATTTGGCAGAGGCGGCAAAAGACTATACGGAATATAATGAGAAATACAATGAAATGACACAGCAGGTAATGGATGAGATGGGAATAACTCAGGCGGACTTAGATGATCAGACGGATGAAGGTTATGCGCTGCTGGAAGAATTTATCAATAAAGTATCTGAGCGTGGTGGAGCATATCAGAAATATATTAAAGATATTGAGATTCCGGATACTTTTAATCTGCATCTGGATATCACGAAGGTAAGAGGGCTGGAAGCAGACTATGAGTGGTCAGAAGCGGATGATGAAAACTATGGAAGGGATGCCGGCTACTACAAATATGAAGGTGACTGGAGTTTCGATATCCCGGTTACAGTAGATGATTCCCGGACAGAAGTATTGGAACTGAATGATACAAACGATGCTGGTATCGGACTCAAATCCGTAATTCGTTCTCCGTATGAACTGACGGTAAATGAACTTTATAAGGAAGGATCCAACAGTGACTGCTTCATGGTAGCTCTTGATGCCAACGGAAACACACTTCCATATAATGAGTCTACTGGAAACTGTAATAACTTCGCAATTCAGGACAGGGATATTTCGACAGTAGATATTTATTTCCTGGATTATATCCAGTATATGGATGAACTGAAGGGGCAGCAGAATTTTGATAATCCTACGAAAGAAGACGGCCAGAAATGGAAAAAACTTCTGGAGGAAAATGCAAAGTACCATAAGACATTACATTTTGATAGTGACAATGCAAAAAACTAATTGATTCAAAGAAAGATAAATAAGACATGAGACCAAAAGAAGTGATAGGGCAATCAATGAGAACTACAAAATCGGCAAGACCAGGTTCAGTTGTTTATGTGCCGATGGATAAATCGGAATTCAGATCTATTATATTTTCAGAAAAGAAGAAAAATAAAATTAAGAAAATTGTAATATTGATTATATTGATGATTTTTGTTATAGGCTGTTGTATTTATGCAGGTATATCTTATTATTACTCATATCACTTCTTTTATGGGACGACCATCAATGGGATTGACAGTTCAAATAAGACAGCATATGAGGTTGAGCAGGAGATTGCTGGGAAAAAGGATAACTATACTATTCAGGTAAGGGCAAGAATGCATGACCCGCAGGCCATTACAGGAAAAGACATTGATTATAAATACGTATCCAGCGGTGCGGTTCTCCAGCTGCTGAAAACTCAGAAATCATGGGAATGGATCGGCAGTCTTTTTGAAACAAAAAACTATATGGTTCAAGAAGAGACTTTTTTCAGCCGGGAGAAACTGGAAGAACAGGTAAATTCATTAAATTGTGCGAAAAAAGAGAATCAGATAGCACCGGAAAATGCGTATGTAAGTTTTGTTAACTCAGAATTCACTATTGTGCCAGAAACGGAAGGCAACGAATTAAATACCAAAGAAGCTTATCAGATGATATGCAGGGCAATCGATAACGATGCGGCAGAGGTAAATCTGGAAAGTGATCCAAAGGCTTATAAGAAAGCAGATGTGACGAAAGAAAGTTCAGAACTTCAGAATATGGTAAATACATATAAGAACCTGACAAAAGCAAATATCACATATACATTTGGAGACGAAACGGTAACACTCGATGGGAATACCATCAAAAACTGGCTGCAGTTTGACGAGAAAGGGCAGCTGCTCCAGAATGATGAAGCCTTCCGGCAGCACGTAGTGGATTATGTGGCACAGCTTGCAGCAGATCATGATACAGTTGGCACTGAAAGACAATTTCAGACCACGAGCGGAAGGACTGTGTATGTATATGGTTCTGCCTATGGGTGGAAGATTGATCAGGACAAGGAAGTAGCACAGCTCATGCAGGAAATTCAGTCAGGAACCCAGACAACCAGGGAACCGGTATATTCTATGAGGGCAAATGCACACGGGATTAATGATCTCGGAGATACATATATAGAGGTAGATCTCACAGAGCAGTATATGTGGTATTATCAGAATGGAAATATTATTTTCCAATCAGAAATCGTATCCGGACTGCCAAGCGCTCCGGATAGAAAAACACCCCCTGGAATATTCACACTGAATTCAAAGAGCAGTCCGTCCGTGCTGCGAGGTGAAATGACAGCAAATGGAACCTATTCTTATGAACAGCCGGTAACGTACTGGATGCCATTCAATGGAGGAATTGGCTTTCATGATGCAGACTGGCAGCCGTACTTTGGTGGTGACAGATATCTTACAGGTGGTTCTCATGGATGCATCAATCTTCCACCAGAAAATGCCGGACAGCTTTATAATCTTATTCAGTATGATGTCCCGATAATCTGTTTTTACTAATTCTATATTCAAGATGTACAGGACAGGAGCTAAGTAGTAATGCAGTGGGCTCCTGTCCTTCATTGTCAACAATATCAGATTGGCACATGATCACCCGCTCGATAATTCAGAACAAAGCAGACTTGATGTGGAAGTGGCAGAGTGATTGGTAAAAGCTAGCAATCTCTTCCTTTCACAAAGAGTGAAGAAGAGAAGGCACATTAATGGGATTGACGTATCAATACTGGAACCATATAATGGGTACAAAGAAAAATTTATTTATGGAAATAAACACATTGACAGAGCATGCAAAAGTGCTGTGATTAAAGTTTAAAAAGAATCCTTATGAACATCATAAGTAATGCTGTCAAGTATAATAAAGAAAAAGAGATACTGCTCAGCTATTATGAAACACAGGTAGATGACAGGCATATACTGTTTGAGTTTCACTGCAAGGACACCGGGGTTGGAATGAGCAAAGAATTTCAGAACCATATTTTTGAACCATTTACTCAGGAAACAGGTGGTGCAAGATCTGTTTATGGAGGAACAGGTCTTGGTATGCCAATTACAAAAAAACTAATAGAGAAAATGGGCGGTACGATTAAATTTGAAAGCGAGAAAAATGTAGGAACCACATTCATGGTACAGCTTCCATTCCTTATTTCTACTGATATGAAGCAGGTAGAAGGCCAGGA from Blautia sp. SC05B48 encodes:
- a CDS encoding glycosyl hydrolase family 95 catalytic domain-containing protein produces the protein MFPYGEYYVTGPSTSPENRFCGEDGKSHSVGMASTMDISILKELFGYYLKICNILGIEGETVDVKRVLSKLSPFKTGSFGQIREWFLDYPETEIHHRHVSHLYGLYPGNLITEKTSELLEACRVALERRGDEGTGWCMAWKVCLSGPDSGTGNMHWGF
- a CDS encoding glycoside hydrolase family 95-like protein, translated to MESMPLWARLRDGEHALGLLKNQLRYTREENISCVGGGIYPNMLCAHPPFQIDGNFGFAAAVAEMLIQSRKGHILLLPALPAEWKDGNVRGMKAQGAITVDFEWRDGRIHRVRLCSSCEQKVTLECNGISKTVFLRPDGTEDMIFD
- a CDS encoding PBECR4 domain-containing protein — protein: MGKQQDREKIVQEIKIAADLYRKHLVGKRFLYVFEGRYIEVLYKAANFRHLTGVATNLSAK
- a CDS encoding sigma-70 family RNA polymerase sigma factor, yielding MNEVLIRKAKKGDKDAFCRLMDENVQSMYKIAAAYLKNDEDVADAIQDTILSCYENLRSLRKNRYFKTWLIRILINKCKDVIQKNKLVTFMDQIPETPFHEEYETIECLQALEPLDSKYRLVVILYYMEEFNIREISNILDLPENTVKSRLHRGRKKIAEIYGYKIKEERA
- a CDS encoding DUF4179 domain-containing protein, producing MMTLNNNEKDFQKKMQKDTEIPAIVHEHINQAYHLIENNTVTQKKAPRDPFHWMKIGGRVAGGMAAVLAVGFIFCATNPVMAKNIPVVGGLFEILQDNVSFFGDFSDYATTLESVDGTTADGSEADGDKTGNATSENAYIKTADGLTITCSEVYANSQAVYITMQFKSDKPFPETSTRAESGTPVIDLDMTGGVDFDSEASPVIDGQVEGQFLDDNTYACIFRYDLAEAAKDYTEYNEKYNEMTQQVMDEMGITQADLDDQTDEGYALLEEFINKVSERGGAYQKYIKDIEIPDTFNLHLDITKVRGLEADYEWSEADDENYGRDAGYYKYEGDWSFDIPVTVDDSRTEVLELNDTNDAGIGLKSVIRSPYELTVNELYKEGSNSDCFMVALDANGNTLPYNESTGNCNNFAIQDRDISTVDIYFLDYIQYMDELKGQQNFDNPTKEDGQKWKKLLEENAKYHKTLHFDSDNAKN
- a CDS encoding L,D-transpeptidase family protein, with amino-acid sequence MIILMIFVIGCCIYAGISYYYSYHFFYGTTINGIDSSNKTAYEVEQEIAGKKDNYTIQVRARMHDPQAITGKDIDYKYVSSGAVLQLLKTQKSWEWIGSLFETKNYMVQEETFFSREKLEEQVNSLNCAKKENQIAPENAYVSFVNSEFTIVPETEGNELNTKEAYQMICRAIDNDAAEVNLESDPKAYKKADVTKESSELQNMVNTYKNLTKANITYTFGDETVTLDGNTIKNWLQFDEKGQLLQNDEAFRQHVVDYVAQLAADHDTVGTERQFQTTSGRTVYVYGSAYGWKIDQDKEVAQLMQEIQSGTQTTREPVYSMRANAHGINDLGDTYIEVDLTEQYMWYYQNGNIIFQSEIVSGLPSAPDRKTPPGIFTLNSKSSPSVLRGEMTANGTYSYEQPVTYWMPFNGGIGFHDADWQPYFGGDRYLTGGSHGCINLPPENAGQLYNLIQYDVPIICFY